Proteins encoded by one window of Candidatus Methylomirabilota bacterium:
- a CDS encoding ABC transporter substrate-binding protein: protein MTQEVSRRDFLARLGVTVGTAAAGAAAAAGVPLAAVPLVSQAHAQPKGNIPDTPYKIAHMTFFTGAAAVLGEPSFKGHTLAAEEINAQGGLLGKRKIETLKADENAGTDANVKEMRRLKLSEKADLFTGVISSGNTPALGPVAEELKMLTIFVDGCTDFLFDKAVPNPHYIFRITNIQSADGVTCALAAAMTWGKSIKRMAHIHPDYSYGRNAFDHFNIVMKKMVPGAQTVSEGWPKLGTTDFTSHITKAIASKPDLLVSSVWGGDYVALYKQALRYDMFKKMKFASTIAFGVAPHAIGKDHPEGAIAGVHSNYYFNYPPNNRWPLNTEFVKKYFDRWKEYPNFQSEGAYSTLYMLKTAVEKANRLTGGWPDDDALISQLEGMMHPGPAGYVYIRPDTHQGYKDAMTGFSINSPDYPFQILDPTRIITIPIRNITAPPGWPKGEPTSTYTWIDKTWPTVKA from the coding sequence ATGACGCAAGAAGTGAGTCGGCGCGATTTCCTGGCCCGTCTGGGTGTGACCGTCGGCACGGCCGCCGCCGGCGCGGCGGCGGCCGCCGGCGTGCCGCTGGCCGCGGTGCCGCTCGTCTCGCAGGCGCACGCACAGCCGAAGGGCAACATCCCGGACACCCCGTACAAGATTGCCCACATGACCTTCTTCACCGGCGCCGCCGCGGTCCTGGGCGAGCCGTCCTTCAAGGGGCACACGCTCGCCGCCGAGGAGATCAACGCGCAGGGCGGCCTGCTCGGCAAGCGGAAGATCGAGACGCTGAAGGCCGACGAGAACGCGGGCACCGACGCCAACGTGAAGGAGATGCGGCGGCTCAAGCTCTCCGAGAAAGCCGACCTCTTCACCGGCGTCATCTCGAGCGGCAACACCCCCGCGCTCGGGCCGGTGGCCGAAGAGCTGAAGATGCTCACGATCTTCGTCGACGGCTGCACCGACTTCCTGTTCGACAAGGCGGTGCCGAATCCGCACTACATCTTCCGCATCACCAACATCCAGTCGGCCGACGGCGTGACCTGCGCCCTGGCCGCGGCCATGACCTGGGGCAAGTCGATCAAGCGGATGGCCCACATCCATCCCGACTACTCCTACGGGCGCAACGCCTTCGACCACTTCAACATCGTCATGAAGAAGATGGTGCCGGGCGCCCAGACCGTCTCGGAGGGCTGGCCCAAGCTCGGGACGACCGACTTCACTTCGCACATCACGAAGGCCATCGCCTCGAAGCCGGATCTGCTGGTGTCGTCGGTGTGGGGTGGCGACTACGTGGCGCTCTACAAGCAGGCCCTCCGCTACGACATGTTCAAGAAGATGAAGTTCGCGAGCACGATCGCCTTCGGGGTCGCTCCCCACGCGATCGGCAAGGATCATCCGGAGGGCGCCATCGCGGGCGTGCACTCCAACTACTACTTCAACTATCCGCCCAACAATCGCTGGCCGCTCAACACCGAGTTCGTGAAGAAGTACTTCGACCGGTGGAAGGAGTACCCGAACTTCCAGTCCGAGGGCGCGTACTCCACCCTGTACATGCTGAAGACCGCGGTGGAGAAGGCCAACCGGCTGACCGGCGGCTGGCCCGACGACGACGCGCTCATCAGCCAGCTCGAGGGCATGATGCATCCCGGGCCGGCGGGCTACGTCTACATCCGTCCCGACACCCACCAGGGCTACAAGGACGCGATGACGGGCTTCAGCATCAACTCGCCCGACTATCCGTTCCAGATCCTGGATCCGACCCGCATCATCACGATCCCGATCCGCAACATCACGGCGCCTCCCGGCTGGCCCAAGGGTGAGCCGACCTCGACCTACACCTGGATCGACAAGACCTGGCCCACGGTCAAGGCCTGA
- a CDS encoding branched-chain amino acid ABC transporter permease: MDTLVVHLLNALLYASVMFLIAGGLSLIYGVMRIVNMAHGNLYAFGAYVTAWAVGRALGGATEASLWLYLLLPVGALGAAALGALLEPTLLRPLYRRAEEYQLLITFGLLLILEDLMRLLWGPYPLQVSALYEALGSLTIGESIYPTYNLLVIVVGGIAAAGLWAFVYRTQFGVVLRATSQNMRMASALGVNVNRVYVQAFTLGCFMAGLGGAVIVPQQGAVLGMGVDALILAFVVVVIGGLGSLEGALIGALMVGIVREAGITFFPEIELAVLYLMAAVVLLVRPAGILGRA; this comes from the coding sequence ATGGACACCCTGGTCGTCCACCTCCTCAACGCGCTGCTGTACGCGTCGGTGATGTTCCTGATCGCGGGCGGGCTGAGCCTCATCTACGGGGTCATGCGCATCGTGAACATGGCCCACGGCAACCTCTACGCCTTCGGCGCCTACGTCACCGCGTGGGCGGTCGGCCGCGCGCTCGGCGGCGCCACCGAGGCGAGCCTGTGGCTGTACCTGTTGCTGCCGGTGGGCGCGCTCGGGGCGGCGGCGCTGGGCGCCCTGCTCGAGCCGACGCTGCTGCGGCCGCTGTACCGCCGCGCCGAGGAGTATCAGCTGCTGATCACCTTCGGCCTGCTCCTGATCCTGGAAGACCTCATGCGGCTCCTGTGGGGCCCGTACCCGCTGCAGGTGAGCGCGCTCTACGAGGCGCTCGGCAGCCTCACCATCGGCGAGTCGATCTACCCGACGTACAACCTGCTCGTCATCGTGGTCGGCGGCATCGCGGCGGCCGGGCTCTGGGCCTTCGTCTACCGGACCCAGTTCGGGGTGGTGCTGCGCGCGACCTCCCAGAACATGCGCATGGCCTCCGCCCTCGGCGTCAACGTCAACCGCGTCTACGTGCAGGCCTTCACGCTGGGCTGCTTCATGGCCGGTCTCGGCGGCGCGGTGATCGTGCCGCAGCAGGGCGCGGTGCTCGGCATGGGCGTCGACGCCCTGATCCTCGCCTTCGTGGTCGTGGTCATCGGCGGCCTGGGCAGCCTGGAGGGGGCGCTGATCGGGGCCCTGATGGTCGGCATCGTGCGCGAGGCGGGCATCACCTTCTTCCCGGAGATCGAGCTGGCGGTGCTCTACCTGATGGCCGCGGTCGTGCTGCTGGTGCGACCCGCGGGCATCCTGGGACGCGCGTGA
- a CDS encoding branched-chain amino acid ABC transporter permease: MTAVGTQPARVAAWSAPVLLALIVLPFVVPPYQTVLLSYGLVFAIAALGFNLLLGYTGLLSFGHSAYFGAGAYAVAFIVKYAKLDSMEAFVLGGIVASGAIAALFGLLCVRYTRIFFGILTMALSQVLWSLAFKFFWVTGGSDGLRVPTPTLLGGYVRAGNDKFEFLSHRYYYYVLAMFVICVAVMWVIVHSPFGKALQAIRDNETRAEFVGVQVWHYRWVAFVISGVFTGIAGALWVPLNGLTTPDILHWTFSGKMVFFTVLGGFQTFFGPIVGAVIYNYLETYAVGHTVYWQMVLGIVLVVLVLALPAGIVGTLRRLALRPAKVEAA; this comes from the coding sequence GTGACCGCGGTGGGCACGCAGCCGGCTCGCGTCGCCGCCTGGTCCGCCCCGGTTCTCCTCGCCCTGATCGTGCTGCCGTTCGTGGTCCCGCCGTACCAGACCGTGCTGCTCTCCTACGGCCTCGTCTTCGCGATCGCCGCCCTCGGCTTCAATCTGCTCCTGGGCTACACTGGCCTGCTCTCGTTCGGCCACTCCGCCTATTTCGGCGCGGGAGCCTACGCGGTCGCCTTCATCGTGAAGTACGCCAAGCTCGACTCGATGGAGGCCTTCGTGCTGGGCGGCATCGTGGCCTCGGGCGCGATCGCCGCGCTCTTCGGGCTGCTCTGCGTCCGCTACACTCGGATCTTCTTCGGCATCCTGACCATGGCCCTGTCCCAGGTGCTGTGGAGCCTCGCCTTCAAGTTCTTCTGGGTGACCGGCGGCAGCGACGGCCTGCGGGTGCCCACCCCCACGCTGCTCGGCGGCTACGTCCGGGCCGGCAACGACAAGTTCGAGTTCCTCTCGCACCGCTACTACTATTACGTGCTCGCGATGTTCGTGATCTGCGTGGCCGTGATGTGGGTCATCGTGCACTCCCCCTTCGGCAAGGCGCTCCAGGCCATTCGCGACAACGAGACGCGCGCCGAGTTCGTCGGCGTGCAGGTCTGGCACTATCGCTGGGTGGCCTTCGTCATCTCCGGCGTCTTCACCGGCATCGCGGGGGCGCTGTGGGTGCCGCTCAACGGGCTCACCACGCCCGACATCCTGCACTGGACCTTCTCGGGCAAGATGGTGTTCTTCACGGTGCTGGGCGGCTTCCAGACCTTCTTCGGCCCCATCGTGGGCGCGGTCATCTACAACTACCTCGAGACCTACGCGGTGGGCCACACCGTGTACTGGCAGATGGTCCTGGGCATCGTGCTGGTGGTCCTCGTGCTGGCGCTCCCCGCGGGCATCGTCGGCACCCTGCGACGGCTGGCCCTGCGGCCGGCCAAGGTGGAGGCGGCCTGA
- a CDS encoding ABC transporter ATP-binding protein → MDILKTSGLAKSFGDTHAVDHVDFRVSAGEVLALIGSNGAGKTTLINLISGLIPPDSGVVEFEGHDITRASIHRKIELGIARSFQLVNLFDQLSVQDNVALAIFSRQGRTRRLLSLAASDREVRDESAAVLRDFGLVSRAGMSAGGLSQGERKLLDVAVAYALRPKLLFLDEPTSGVSTREKTPIMDIISQVVRSGGITAVIVEHDMDVVFTYCPRIVAMHQGGILADGTPDEIRNNPQVTANLLGTQAT, encoded by the coding sequence GTGGACATCCTCAAGACGAGCGGGCTCGCCAAGTCCTTCGGGGACACCCACGCGGTCGACCACGTGGACTTCCGGGTCAGCGCGGGCGAGGTGCTGGCCCTCATCGGTTCCAACGGGGCGGGCAAGACGACCCTCATCAACTTGATCAGCGGCCTCATCCCACCCGACTCGGGGGTGGTCGAGTTCGAGGGGCACGACATCACGCGCGCGTCCATCCACCGGAAGATCGAGCTGGGCATCGCGCGGAGCTTCCAGCTGGTCAACCTGTTCGACCAGCTGAGCGTGCAGGACAACGTGGCCCTGGCCATCTTCTCGCGGCAGGGCCGCACGCGGCGGCTGCTTTCCCTCGCGGCTTCTGACCGAGAGGTCCGCGACGAATCCGCCGCGGTGCTCCGGGACTTCGGGCTGGTGAGCCGGGCCGGGATGTCCGCGGGCGGGCTGTCCCAGGGCGAGCGCAAGCTGCTGGACGTGGCGGTGGCCTATGCGCTGCGGCCCAAGCTGCTCTTCCTGGACGAGCCGACCAGCGGAGTCAGCACGCGCGAGAAGACTCCGATCATGGACATCATCAGCCAGGTGGTGCGCTCGGGCGGCATCACCGCGGTGATCGTCGAGCACGACATGGACGTGGTCTTCACCTACTGTCCGCGGATCGTCGCGATGCACCAGGGCGGCATCCTGGCCGACGGCACCCCCGACGAGATCCGCAACAACCCGCAGGTCACCGCCAACCTGCTCGGCACCCAGGCGACCTGA
- a CDS encoding ABC transporter ATP-binding protein, translating into MLELERLNVFRGPAQVLRNLSMAVADRESVCLVGRNGAGKTTTIDSIMGLLAIRSGRIVFGGRDITKLATHRRALSGIGYSPEDAGIFPDLTVAENFLISQSLARAAGKPVRGDNGIDERVLALFPEIAQFTGRRGLYLSGGQKKMVAIGRAMTLSPSILLLDEPFEGLAPVVVSRFIDAVKQIKAMGISLLIAESNLMTASRVADRLYAIDRGEIIFEGEPRRAFENPDVMKTIRG; encoded by the coding sequence ATGCTCGAGCTCGAGCGGCTGAACGTCTTCCGCGGCCCCGCCCAGGTGCTCCGCAATCTGTCGATGGCGGTCGCCGATCGCGAGTCGGTCTGCCTGGTCGGCCGCAACGGCGCGGGCAAGACCACCACCATCGACAGCATCATGGGACTCCTGGCCATCCGGAGCGGGCGCATCGTCTTCGGCGGACGCGACATCACGAAGCTCGCCACGCACCGGCGCGCGCTCTCCGGGATTGGCTACTCCCCGGAGGACGCCGGGATCTTCCCGGACCTCACGGTGGCCGAGAACTTCCTGATCAGCCAGTCGCTGGCCCGCGCGGCCGGCAAGCCGGTGCGGGGCGACAACGGCATCGACGAGCGGGTGCTCGCGCTCTTCCCGGAGATCGCCCAGTTCACCGGCCGTCGGGGTCTCTACCTCTCGGGCGGGCAGAAGAAGATGGTGGCCATCGGCCGTGCCATGACCCTGTCGCCGTCGATCCTGCTCCTGGACGAGCCCTTCGAGGGCCTGGCCCCGGTGGTGGTCAGCCGGTTCATCGACGCGGTGAAGCAGATCAAGGCGATGGGCATCTCGCTGCTGATCGCGGAGTCCAACCTGATGACCGCCTCGCGGGTCGCCGACCGGCTGTACGCGATCGACCGCGGCGAGATCATCTTCGAAGGGGAGCCCAGGCGTGCCTTCGAGAACCCCGACGTCATGAAGACCATCCGCGGCTGA
- a CDS encoding NAD(P)/FAD-dependent oxidoreductase — MDHDVIVVGGGPGGSTAAWRLAGAGLRPLVLDAAVFPRVKICAGWVTPEALADLEVDPDKYPLTIQPFDRCVLEFAGSRHETGWRRPTSYGIIRREFDHYLLERAAAAGADVRWGIRVTGVSERADRVRVETDRAAFEASAVIGAGGHRCPVARALGEVDEREEVVVAQESETRLSPRWTERLEPFLRAPELYLEPDLRGYGWYFPKRDFVNIGVGCTRGSDGSLPRRREALLTALRASGRLPDGLAIEPFKGHSYVVRRRAPRRLHGARFCLIGDAAGLARDMSGEGIGPAIRSGRLAAEAVAGLIRLGTPLDGYARQIVERYGPGELGWLSRKLSGLPDSLARLGVRVIVGSEAARRRIVFDSIFGMREVAS; from the coding sequence ATGGATCACGACGTGATCGTGGTCGGCGGAGGGCCCGGCGGCAGCACCGCGGCCTGGCGGCTTGCCGGCGCGGGGCTCCGGCCCCTCGTGCTCGACGCGGCGGTCTTCCCCCGCGTGAAGATCTGCGCCGGGTGGGTGACGCCGGAAGCGCTCGCCGACCTCGAGGTGGACCCCGACAAGTACCCGCTGACCATCCAGCCCTTCGACCGCTGCGTGCTCGAGTTCGCGGGCTCGCGCCACGAGACGGGCTGGCGGCGTCCGACCAGCTACGGCATCATCCGGCGCGAGTTCGACCACTACCTGCTCGAGCGCGCCGCCGCCGCGGGGGCCGACGTGCGCTGGGGCATCCGGGTCACCGGCGTCAGCGAGCGGGCCGACCGGGTACGGGTCGAGACCGACCGCGCCGCCTTCGAGGCGTCCGCGGTGATCGGCGCGGGCGGCCACCGCTGTCCGGTGGCCCGCGCGCTCGGTGAGGTGGACGAGCGCGAGGAGGTGGTGGTGGCGCAGGAGAGCGAGACGCGCCTGTCGCCTCGGTGGACCGAGCGCCTCGAGCCGTTCCTGCGCGCGCCGGAGCTGTACCTGGAGCCCGACCTGCGCGGCTACGGCTGGTACTTCCCGAAGCGCGACTTCGTCAACATCGGGGTGGGCTGCACCCGGGGCAGCGACGGCAGCCTGCCGCGCCGGCGCGAGGCGCTGCTGACCGCGCTGCGCGCCTCCGGCCGCCTGCCCGACGGGCTGGCGATCGAGCCATTCAAGGGGCATTCCTACGTGGTGCGCCGCCGGGCCCCGCGGCGCCTGCACGGCGCCCGTTTCTGTCTCATCGGCGACGCGGCGGGGCTGGCGCGCGACATGTCGGGCGAGGGGATCGGCCCCGCGATCCGCAGCGGACGGCTGGCCGCGGAGGCGGTGGCCGGGCTGATCCGGCTCGGCACGCCGCTCGACGGCTACGCGCGGCAGATCGTGGAGCGCTATGGTCCCGGCGAGCTCGGCTGGCTCTCCCGCAAGCTCTCGGGCCTGCCCGACTCGCTGGCGCGCCTCGGGGTGCGGGTGATCGTCGGCTCCGAGGCGGCGCGGCGGCGCATCGTCTTCGACTCCATCTTCGGCATGCGAGAGGTCGCCTCATGA
- a CDS encoding cyclopropane-fatty-acyl-phospholipid synthase family protein codes for MTRRPRSKEYDARSIAHHYDVSNDFYALFLDPLMVYTCAYYRDPDGKLEQAQADKLDLVCRKLRLQPGERVLDIGCGWGGFSIWAAQHYGVRAHGVTLSRRQAEWAAARIKREGLEGRCLVEYRDVRDLPPDARYDKIAAIGVIEHVGIPNYPAFFGRVKEMLVDGGLYLNHGIHHEFHWERTSQTDFLYRHVFPNGDLSGVTETLTEMERAGWELLDLENLRKHYARTCRHWAERLKARADEARAIVGEQIYRTWLLYLTCSSVAFTSGSIGLYQIVMQKQWDRATGDQPTTREGIYTGW; via the coding sequence ATGACGCGACGCCCCCGGTCCAAGGAGTACGACGCCAGGTCCATCGCGCACCACTACGACGTCTCCAACGACTTCTACGCCCTCTTCCTCGACCCGCTGATGGTCTACACCTGCGCCTACTATCGCGATCCGGACGGCAAGCTCGAGCAGGCGCAGGCCGACAAGCTCGACCTGGTCTGCCGCAAGCTGCGCCTGCAGCCGGGCGAGCGCGTGCTCGACATCGGCTGCGGCTGGGGCGGCTTCAGCATCTGGGCCGCCCAGCACTACGGCGTCCGGGCCCACGGGGTGACACTGTCGCGCCGGCAGGCGGAGTGGGCCGCGGCGCGGATCAAGCGCGAGGGACTCGAGGGCCGCTGCCTCGTCGAGTACCGGGACGTGCGCGACCTGCCCCCCGACGCCCGCTACGACAAGATCGCGGCGATCGGGGTGATCGAGCACGTCGGCATCCCGAACTATCCCGCGTTCTTCGGACGCGTGAAGGAGATGCTGGTGGACGGCGGCCTCTACCTCAACCACGGCATCCACCACGAGTTCCACTGGGAGCGCACGAGCCAGACCGACTTCCTGTACCGTCACGTGTTCCCCAACGGTGACCTCTCCGGGGTGACCGAGACGCTCACCGAGATGGAGCGCGCGGGGTGGGAGCTGCTCGACCTGGAGAACCTGCGCAAGCACTACGCGCGAACCTGCCGCCACTGGGCCGAGCGCTTGAAGGCCCGGGCCGACGAGGCGCGCGCCATCGTGGGCGAGCAGATCTACCGGACCTGGCTCCTCTACCTCACGTGCTCGTCGGTCGCCTTCACCAGCGGGTCCATCGGGCTCTACCAGATCGTGATGCAGAAGCAGTGGGACCGCGCCACCGGCGACCAGCCCACCACCCGCGAGGGGATCTACACCGGCTGGTAG
- a CDS encoding haloacid dehalogenase-like hydrolase, whose translation MSIRLVAFDLDGTLIRGPNALAVMGAALGHPEWEQQMEILSMRGVSAAVMAERVAPWRRLSRTELGRASAGALLAPGVEQAFVLLHRRGVSTAIVSLAWDFHVEWFANRFGAAHWGATRLEPDGTVVPLWPEDKGPWLERLMAAEGVGRHEVTAVGDSPRDASLLQAAGHAFYVGLDRPPDLGHVRHCPHGDLSAIARAILAL comes from the coding sequence GTGTCCATCCGGCTGGTCGCCTTCGATCTCGATGGGACGCTGATCCGCGGGCCGAATGCCCTGGCGGTGATGGGCGCGGCCCTCGGCCATCCGGAATGGGAACAACAGATGGAGATCCTGTCGATGCGCGGCGTGTCGGCCGCCGTGATGGCCGAGCGCGTCGCCCCCTGGCGACGGTTGTCGCGCACCGAGCTCGGCCGTGCCTCGGCAGGCGCGCTCCTCGCTCCGGGCGTCGAGCAGGCATTTGTCCTCCTGCACCGTCGAGGCGTGAGCACCGCGATCGTCTCGCTCGCGTGGGATTTCCACGTCGAATGGTTCGCGAACCGCTTCGGCGCCGCTCACTGGGGAGCCACGCGTCTGGAGCCCGACGGGACGGTCGTCCCGTTGTGGCCCGAGGACAAGGGTCCGTGGCTCGAGCGATTGATGGCCGCCGAGGGCGTGGGCCGGCACGAGGTCACCGCGGTCGGTGATAGTCCTCGCGACGCCTCGCTGCTCCAGGCGGCCGGTCACGCGTTCTACGTCGGTCTCGACCGCCCGCCGGACCTCGGTCACGTCCGGCACTGTCCGCACGGCGATCTTTCCGCCATCGCGCGTGCGATCCTCGCGCTGTGA
- a CDS encoding maleylpyruvate isomerase N-terminal domain-containing protein: MAADRSYVTENQAQLTRLETLVARLSDQDLARPMDAGWTVSGVLAHLAFWDYRIVVLLDGWGTDGHGTAPPAFGESSVDWVNDAGKPLCLALPPREAARLAVAAGKAADQRVAGLSEALIAANAAAGNPINVHRAEHRREHLDEIDRALSRR; encoded by the coding sequence ATGGCGGCGGACCGATCGTACGTGACGGAGAACCAGGCACAGCTCACGCGGCTCGAGACGCTGGTGGCCCGGCTGAGCGATCAGGACCTGGCGCGCCCGATGGACGCGGGCTGGACGGTGTCGGGCGTGCTGGCCCATCTCGCCTTCTGGGACTACCGTATCGTGGTGCTGCTGGACGGCTGGGGCACCGACGGACACGGAACCGCGCCGCCCGCCTTCGGCGAGAGCTCGGTGGACTGGGTCAACGACGCGGGCAAGCCGCTCTGCCTGGCCCTGCCCCCGCGCGAGGCCGCCCGCCTCGCCGTCGCGGCGGGGAAGGCCGCGGATCAGCGCGTGGCCGGCCTCTCCGAGGCCCTGATCGCCGCGAACGCGGCCGCCGGCAATCCAATCAACGTGCACCGGGCCGAGCACCGGCGCGAGCACCTCGACGAGATCGACCGGGCGCTGTCGCGGCGCTAG